A genomic region of Pithys albifrons albifrons isolate INPA30051 chromosome 20, PitAlb_v1, whole genome shotgun sequence contains the following coding sequences:
- the LOC139681222 gene encoding ectonucleoside triphosphate diphosphohydrolase 2-like isoform X2: MSWRELLPPWLVIVAGLTGIVLLCVSTKDVPVAPLRTKWTTTKVNKTGVISGFSSCPVQGLGVSSYSDSPQKAGKSLEPCLNWAQNEIPAEQHSQTPLFLGATASMRQLNLTHPILSDGLLAALTVALKSSPFNFQGAQILSSPEEEAFTWVAVNYVLENFFKYDWQGQLVPSGKGMAGVLSVGETSTQLTSQLEEENQAPKEGVRLQLYGQMHNVHTRQCPCHGTDQLHRRLLSMLIQEQRSAKTVSHPCWPLSYSRAVQWQSVHAGPCAVSGDTWDTPGPKEVFNITGSSNPTACMRLVQSLLNSSSSCSFYQHSLSNVPKPVQTRVLVISEAMDFMREAVPTPDLGQAVQRLCGMSTKELVRESQASLDTLAEYCAVSAFIFHLSTKGHTLDTDRSAWTAFQKKMGHRSSGWTLGYLLSLTNAIPQDSPSVLKGIEPGVWSLLLILFVVLLTGSFMRISYRVMVKENTLSNRNSSVFDDN; this comes from the exons ATGTCTTGGCGTGAGCTCCTTCCCCCCTGGCTGGTGATCGTGGCGGGACTGACGGGCATCGTTCTGCTCTGTGTCTCCACCAAAGATGTGCCCGTGGCCCCTCTCAGGACCAAG TGGACAACCACCAAGGTGAACAAGACCGGGGTGATCAGTGGATTCAGTTCCTGTCCTGTGCAAG GTCTGGGAGTCTCCAGCTACTCAGACTCTCCTCAGAAGGCAGGGAAGAGCTTGGAGCCATGTTTGAACTGGGCCCAGAACGagatcccagcagagcagcacagccaaacCCCTCTCTTCTTGGGAGCCACCGCCAGCATGAGGCAGCTGAA CCTCACCCATCCCATCCTCTCTGATGGTCTCCTTGCAGCCCTGACTGTGGCCCTGAAGTCATCCCCCTTCAACTTTCAGGGGGCACAAATCCTGTCCAGCCCAGAGGAGGAAGCATTCACTTGGGTTGCTGTGAACTATGTCCTGGAGAACTTCTTCAAG TACGACTGGCAAGGACAGTTGGTCCCCTCTGGGAAGGGAATGGCAGGAGTCCTGTCTGTGGGAGAAACCTCAACACAGCTCACTTCCCAGCTGGAAGAAGAGAACCAGGCACCAAAAGAGGGAGTGAGGCTGCAGCTGTATGGGCAGATGCACAACGTGCACACTCGGCAgtgcccctgccatggcaccGACCAGCTCCACAGGAGGCTGCTCTCCATGCTCATCCAG GAGCAGAGAAGTGCTAAAACTGTGTCTCATCCCTGCTGGCCCCTCTCCTACTCCCGGGCAGTGCAGTGGCAGTCAGTGCATGCTGGGCCTTGTGCTGTCAGTGGTGACACATGGGACACCCCTGGCCCCAAGGAGGTCTTCAACATCACAGGCTCCAGCAATCCCACTGCCTGCATGAGACTTGTGCAAAGCCTGCTCAactcctcctcttcctgcagCTTCTACCAGCACTCCCTCAGCAATGTTCCCAAGCCCGTCCAGACCAGGGTTCTG gtGATTTCTGAGGCCATGGACTTCATGAGAGAAGCTGTACCCACTCCTGACTTGGGCCAGGCTGTCCAGAGGCTGTGTGGGATGTCCACCAAAGAG CTGGTTAGGGAGTCCCAAGCAAGCCTGGATACACTTGCTGAGTACTGTGCTGTGTCTGCCTTCATCTTCCACCTCAGTACAAAGGGACACACGCTCGACACGGACCGGTCTGCTTGGACTGCATTCCAGAAGAAG ATGGGCCATAGATCATCTGGCTGGACTCTTGGGTACCTGCTGAGCCTGACCAACGCCATCCCCCAGGACAGCCCAAGTGTCCTCAAGGGGATTGAACCAGGAGTTTGGTCCTTGCTCCTGATCCTCTTCGTGGTGCTGCTCACCGGCTCGTTCATGCGCATCTCGTACCGCGTGATGGTCAAGGAGAACACCCTCAGTAACAGGAACAGCAGCGTCTTTGATGACAACtga
- the LOC139681222 gene encoding ectonucleoside triphosphate diphosphohydrolase 2-like isoform X1 → MSWRELLPPWLVIVAGLTGIVLLCVSTKDVPVAPLRTKYGIVLDAGPSSTILFLYQWTTTKVNKTGVISGFSSCPVQGLGVSSYSDSPQKAGKSLEPCLNWAQNEIPAEQHSQTPLFLGATASMRQLNLTHPILSDGLLAALTVALKSSPFNFQGAQILSSPEEEAFTWVAVNYVLENFFKYDWQGQLVPSGKGMAGVLSVGETSTQLTSQLEEENQAPKEGVRLQLYGQMHNVHTRQCPCHGTDQLHRRLLSMLIQEQRSAKTVSHPCWPLSYSRAVQWQSVHAGPCAVSGDTWDTPGPKEVFNITGSSNPTACMRLVQSLLNSSSSCSFYQHSLSNVPKPVQTRVLVISEAMDFMREAVPTPDLGQAVQRLCGMSTKELVRESQASLDTLAEYCAVSAFIFHLSTKGHTLDTDRSAWTAFQKKMGHRSSGWTLGYLLSLTNAIPQDSPSVLKGIEPGVWSLLLILFVVLLTGSFMRISYRVMVKENTLSNRNSSVFDDN, encoded by the exons ATGTCTTGGCGTGAGCTCCTTCCCCCCTGGCTGGTGATCGTGGCGGGACTGACGGGCATCGTTCTGCTCTGTGTCTCCACCAAAGATGTGCCCGTGGCCCCTCTCAGGACCAAG TATGGCATCGTTCTGGATGCTGGCCCATCCAGCACCATCCTCTTCCTCTACCAGTGGACAACCACCAAGGTGAACAAGACCGGGGTGATCAGTGGATTCAGTTCCTGTCCTGTGCAAG GTCTGGGAGTCTCCAGCTACTCAGACTCTCCTCAGAAGGCAGGGAAGAGCTTGGAGCCATGTTTGAACTGGGCCCAGAACGagatcccagcagagcagcacagccaaacCCCTCTCTTCTTGGGAGCCACCGCCAGCATGAGGCAGCTGAA CCTCACCCATCCCATCCTCTCTGATGGTCTCCTTGCAGCCCTGACTGTGGCCCTGAAGTCATCCCCCTTCAACTTTCAGGGGGCACAAATCCTGTCCAGCCCAGAGGAGGAAGCATTCACTTGGGTTGCTGTGAACTATGTCCTGGAGAACTTCTTCAAG TACGACTGGCAAGGACAGTTGGTCCCCTCTGGGAAGGGAATGGCAGGAGTCCTGTCTGTGGGAGAAACCTCAACACAGCTCACTTCCCAGCTGGAAGAAGAGAACCAGGCACCAAAAGAGGGAGTGAGGCTGCAGCTGTATGGGCAGATGCACAACGTGCACACTCGGCAgtgcccctgccatggcaccGACCAGCTCCACAGGAGGCTGCTCTCCATGCTCATCCAG GAGCAGAGAAGTGCTAAAACTGTGTCTCATCCCTGCTGGCCCCTCTCCTACTCCCGGGCAGTGCAGTGGCAGTCAGTGCATGCTGGGCCTTGTGCTGTCAGTGGTGACACATGGGACACCCCTGGCCCCAAGGAGGTCTTCAACATCACAGGCTCCAGCAATCCCACTGCCTGCATGAGACTTGTGCAAAGCCTGCTCAactcctcctcttcctgcagCTTCTACCAGCACTCCCTCAGCAATGTTCCCAAGCCCGTCCAGACCAGGGTTCTG gtGATTTCTGAGGCCATGGACTTCATGAGAGAAGCTGTACCCACTCCTGACTTGGGCCAGGCTGTCCAGAGGCTGTGTGGGATGTCCACCAAAGAG CTGGTTAGGGAGTCCCAAGCAAGCCTGGATACACTTGCTGAGTACTGTGCTGTGTCTGCCTTCATCTTCCACCTCAGTACAAAGGGACACACGCTCGACACGGACCGGTCTGCTTGGACTGCATTCCAGAAGAAG ATGGGCCATAGATCATCTGGCTGGACTCTTGGGTACCTGCTGAGCCTGACCAACGCCATCCCCCAGGACAGCCCAAGTGTCCTCAAGGGGATTGAACCAGGAGTTTGGTCCTTGCTCCTGATCCTCTTCGTGGTGCTGCTCACCGGCTCGTTCATGCGCATCTCGTACCGCGTGATGGTCAAGGAGAACACCCTCAGTAACAGGAACAGCAGCGTCTTTGATGACAACtga